The genomic stretch TCGTGCCACATTTTATCAGGAACTTTGAAGATATGTTTGATAGCATAATTCTTATCAAGGAATTGTTCTATCTGTTCGAAAACAGATTCAACTGCTTCATCTTTACAGATCATCCCGATATCCAGATCGGAATATTCATCGAGAAATCCGGTAGCAGCAGAACCTCCTTCCCAGACTGAATAGACAGAATCATTGGAATCGAATAGATTTTTTAATTCTCTTTTGATATTTTCTCTGAAATTGTTCATAATTTTCCTTAGCGATTTCGCCTGATCTCATCAAGTGTATCTTTTGCAGAATCGACCATCTTCCAGATCTTCTCCAGTTTTTCACAGACATAATCATCACAATAGGCACAGTTCTCTAACTTTCTTTCAATGCAGCAACTCCTGATCGTGCAGTCATGACAAAAGACCATTAATCTCTTATTTGTTGGAAGGCAGCC from Candidatus Cloacimonadota bacterium encodes the following:
- a CDS encoding DUF3795 domain-containing protein, encoding MIAFCGLDCAVCPAFISTLENDDEKRKKVASEWNSEQYPLKPDDINCDGCLPTNKRLMVFCHDCTIRSCCIERKLENCAYCDDYVCEKLEKIWKMVDSAKDTLDEIRRNR